The Brevibacterium atlanticum genome segment GGCCTTCGATGCCCTCGGGGATGAGGTCGGTGTCGGTGGCGATGTCGGCCTGGAAGTAGCGGTCCTTCGAGTACGACTTGCCCTTGCGCGGAGCCATCGCGCCGAGCGAGCCCATGCCGCGGTAGGCCTTGTACTGCTTGCCGTTGACGAAGATGAGTTCACCCGGTGACTCGTTGCAGCCGGCCAGCAGGGAGCCGAGCATGACGGTGTCGGCACCGGCGACAAGGGCCTTGCCGATGTCACCGGAGTACTGGAGGCCGCCGTCGGCGATGACCGGGACACCGGCCGCGCGGGCGGCCTGGGCGGCGAGGTGGACGGCGGTGACCTGCGGGACGCCGACGCCGGCGACGACGCGGGTGGTGCAGATCGATCCGGGGCCCACGCCGACCTTGACGGCATCGACTCCGGCATCGACGAGCGCCTGCGCGCCTTCCTTCGTCGCGACGTTGCCGCCGATGATCTGGACGTTCGCGAACGCCGGGTCGGACTTGATCTTGCGGATCATGTCCGTGACTCCCCTGGCGTGACCGTTGGCGGTGTCGACGACGAGGACGTCGACACCCGCCTCGGCGAGCATTCCGGCACGCTCATAGGCGTCGCCGTAGAAGCCGACGGCGGCACCCACGCGCAGGCGACCTTCGTCGTCCTTGGTGGCCAGCGGGTATTCCTCGGTCTTGACGAAGTCCTTGACGGTGATGAGGCCCTGGATGACGTTGTTGTCATCGACCAGGGGCAGCTTCTCGACCTTGTGTTCGGCGAGCAGTTCGAAGGCCTTCTCGGCTGCGACGCCGACGGGCGCGGTGACCAGGGGCATCTTCGTCATCGTCTCAGCGACGGTGCGGGTGGGGAATTCGCTGCGGGTGACGAAGCGCAGGTCGCGGTTGGTCACGATGCCCACGAGCACATTGTTCTCGTCGACGACGGGCAGGCCGGAGATGCGGTACTTGCCGCAGATCTCGTCGAGCTCTTCGAGCGTCTTGTCCGCGGTGATCGTCAGCGGGTCGTTGATCATGCCCGATTCGGAGCGCTTGACGTAGTCGACCTGGTCGGCCTGGTCTTCGGCTGAGAGGTTGCGGTGGATGATGCCGAGGCCGCCGATGCGGGCCATGGCGATGGCCATCCGGGATTCGGTCACGGTGTCCATGGCCGCGGAGACGAGCGGGATGCTGAGCTCGATCTCTTTGGTCAGCCGCGTGGTGGTGGAGGCTTCGGAGGGGATGACATCGGTGTCGCCTGGCAGGAGGAGGACATCGTCATACGTCAGGCCCGTGAGGGCGAACGGATCGTTTGCGGCCTGTGATTCCTGCTCAGGGTTTCCCATGAAAACAGCCTTTCGACGCGAAGATACGGTGGCTCAATGGTATCGGAGCCAGAGAGTCGCCCGCCATGGTTTCAAATACCGAGCACTGTGAGACTGACTACACGGACGGGAGCGACCCCGCGGCCAGCGGTGCCGATGCCCCGAGCGCCGACCCCGAGACGGTCCAAACCGCCAACCCCGAGACGGCCCTAACCGCCGACCTCGAGACAGCCTCAGCGCCCCTCCCCCACCGACCGGGCGAGGTCGAGGGTGGAGGCTTCGGAGTCGTCGAGGTGGATGCGCAGCAGCCCTTCGGCACCCTGCCGGTCCCCTGACTTCATCTTCTCAAGGATCTCCCGGTGCGGGTTCGCCCAGTGCGAGTGGTACTTGCCGGGTTCCTGCGAGCGCGAGAACGTCGTCGACAGACGCGCCATGAGGTTGAGGTAGAACTCGTCGAGCAGAGGGGATCCGAGCAGGCCGACGATTGCCCGGTGGAAAGAGGCCGAATGTTCCTGCGCATCGGCCCAGGTCTCGTTCTTCGGCGCGGTTTCGGCCCGGACGACGGAGGCTTCGACGGCGGCCATCGCCTCGTCGGTGGCGTCCTGCGACTCCTGGACGGCGCGGATCTCGAAGACCCGACGGGCACGGTAGAGGTCTTTGAGTTCGTCGATGCCGAAGGTCGAGACGAAGAACCCGCGGTTGGGTTCCTGCGTGAGCAGTCCGGCATGGCGCAGCAGGCTCAGCGATTCGCGGGCGGTGTTGCGAGAGACGTTGAATTCCTTGGCCAGCGCACCATCGCGAACCGGGCTTCCGGCCGGGTATTCGCCGTTGGTGATGCGGGTGCGGACAAGGGCGACGATGGCCTCTGAAGTGCATCCGGGGGACTGTGGACTCATGACACCAGGCTACCGCGTCCCCGCCGCAGGTGCGCGAACTCGGCTACCGGAAGGCCGAAGCAGGCTGCTCAGGATGTCACGACGCAGCCCGGGTCGAGGCTCAGCCGCGTGGTGAAATGACGCGGGTGCCCCGTGAGTGGGTCATCGAAGGCAAGCTCCGCGGCGAGCAGCTGGAGCGGTGAGGAGAAGTCGTACGGGTCC includes the following:
- a CDS encoding GntR family transcriptional regulator, with amino-acid sequence MSPQSPGCTSEAIVALVRTRITNGEYPAGSPVRDGALAKEFNVSRNTARESLSLLRHAGLLTQEPNRGFFVSTFGIDELKDLYRARRVFEIRAVQESQDATDEAMAAVEASVVRAETAPKNETWADAQEHSASFHRAIVGLLGSPLLDEFYLNLMARLSTTFSRSQEPGKYHSHWANPHREILEKMKSGDRQGAEGLLRIHLDDSEASTLDLARSVGEGR
- the guaB gene encoding IMP dehydrogenase, which gives rise to MGNPEQESQAANDPFALTGLTYDDVLLLPGDTDVIPSEASTTTRLTKEIELSIPLVSAAMDTVTESRMAIAMARIGGLGIIHRNLSAEDQADQVDYVKRSESGMINDPLTITADKTLEELDEICGKYRISGLPVVDENNVLVGIVTNRDLRFVTRSEFPTRTVAETMTKMPLVTAPVGVAAEKAFELLAEHKVEKLPLVDDNNVIQGLITVKDFVKTEEYPLATKDDEGRLRVGAAVGFYGDAYERAGMLAEAGVDVLVVDTANGHARGVTDMIRKIKSDPAFANVQIIGGNVATKEGAQALVDAGVDAVKVGVGPGSICTTRVVAGVGVPQVTAVHLAAQAARAAGVPVIADGGLQYSGDIGKALVAGADTVMLGSLLAGCNESPGELIFVNGKQYKAYRGMGSLGAMAPRKGKSYSKDRYFQADIATDTDLIPEGIEGRVAYRGHLKQVAHQLTGGLRQTMFYVGARTIDDLKSKGKFVRLTTAGLKESHPHDIQMTVEAPNYVVK